Proteins encoded by one window of Nicotiana tabacum cultivar K326 chromosome 10, ASM71507v2, whole genome shotgun sequence:
- the LOC107812318 gene encoding cation/H(+) antiporter 20-like, whose protein sequence is MDFNVSSIKTSSDGIWQGENPLHYAFPLLIIQTTLVVFLSRSLTFLLKPLQQPKVVAEILAGIMLGPSAFGRSEVFTRWIFPTWSTPILESVASIGLLFFLFLVGLELDLKTIRKSGKKAAGIAFAGISLPFVFGIGVAFLLRKVIKGVDRVGYGEFFIFIGVSLSITALPVLARILAELRLLTTPVGEVAMAAAAFNDVAAWILLALAVALAGGGKAHHSPLISLWVLLSGIGFVVFMFIIVRPIMNWMARKASCGHHIVEETYICLTLAGVMLFGFMTDLIGIHAIFGAFIFGLTIPKSGDFGGRLILRIEDFVSGLLLPLYFASSGIKTDITKIHSLGSWGLVVLVVSTACVGKVLGTFIVGMSYSIPVREALTLGILMNTKGLVELIVLNIGKEKKVLDDETFAILVVMALFTTFITTPAVMAIHKPSIHQLQLEKTPKIKENNLRILACIRGPRDARSLITLIESLRSNKNTNSSITKLYVMQLVEFSDRLSSIVMVQRARKNGFPFIGRVLRRDDTTDQVTTAFEAYSQLGRVKVRPTMAISALPNLHEDIIHVAEKKRAEIIILPFHKHWQMEGEEEMEIHAGHGWRTVNEKVMRQAPCSVAVLVDRGLEVNEIMNSMRVCIVFFGGADCRKAIEFGSRMVEHPAVRVTLVRFIQNFGSNFDEVERTLDDTTIADFKIRWDKQTVYDEKEASDELVEQVLAIGKSGEFELIIVGKGMFPQYIMAKLFENPSTDQHSELGPMANILASSGKEIKSSVLMIQQQAFGCENTKDVNSKVASQC, encoded by the exons ATGGATTTTAACGTATCCTCCATTAAAACATCTTCAGATGGAATATGGCAAGGAGAAAATCCTTTGCACTATGCTTTCCCATTGTTAATCATTCAAACTACCTTAGTTGTCTTCCTCAGTCGCAGCCTTACTTTCCTCCTCAAGCCCCTCCAGCAACCCAAAGTCGTCGCTGAAATCCTT GCTGGGATTATGCTTGGACCATCAGCTTTTGGTAGGAGTGAAGTCTTCACGCGCTGGATTTTTCCAACATGGAGCACTCCGATTCTTGAATCTGTAGCAAGCATAGGGCTCTTATTCTTCTTGTTCCTCGTTGGCCTAGAATTGGACTTGAAAACCATACGTAAAAGTGGAAAGAAAGCTGCTGGAATAGCTTTTGCAGGAATTTCTCTGCCCTTTGTTTTTGGCATTGGAGTTGCTTTTCTTCTAAGAAAAGTAATCAAAGGGGTTGATAGAGTTGGATATGGAGAATTTTTCATATTTATCGGAGTTTCACTTTCAATCACGGCCTTACCTGTTCTTGCTAGAATCCTCGCAGAACTAAG GTTACTTACTACACCAGTAGGTGAAGTAGCCATGGCTGCAGCTGCATTCAATGATGTTGCAGCATGGATCTTACTTGCTCTTGCAGTTGCTCTAGCTGGAGGAGGAAAAGcacatcatagtcctttaatttCCCTTTGGGTTCTTTTATCTGGAATTGGATTTGTGGTTTTTATGTTCATTATCGTTAGGCCAATAATGAATTGGATGGCAAGAAAAGCTTCATGTGGTCaccatattgtggaggaaactTACATATGTTTAACCCTAGCTGGAGTAATGTTGTTTGGTTTTATGACTGATCTTATAGGTATACATGCAATATTTGGAgcatttatttttggattaaCAATTCCaaaaagtggagattttggagGAAGATTAATCTTGAGAATTGAAGATTTTGTGTCTGGATTATTATTGCCACTTTATTTTGCTTCAAGTGGAATAAAAACTGATATAACAAAAATTCATAGTCTTGGATCTTGGGGACTTGTTGTGCTTGTTGTGTCCACAGCTTGTGTAGGGAAGGTTTTGGGAACATTTATTGTGGGCATGTCATATTCTATACCAGTGAGAGAAGCCTTAACACTTGGAATTTTGATGAACACAAAAGGATTAGTGGAGCTCATAGTTCTCAATATTGGCAAAGAAAAAAAG GTTTTGGACGATGAGACGTTTGCAATATTGGTGGTTATGGCACTCTTTACAACCTTCATTACAACTCCTGCAGTAATGGCTATTCACAAACCCTCAATACACCAACTTCAACTAGaaaaaacaccaaaaatcaaagaaaacaatcTCAGAATTCTAGCATGTATTCGTGGCCCTAGAGATGCACGTTCACTCATAACCCTTATTGAATCACTTAGGTCTAACAAAAATACTAATTCTTCAATTACCAAACTCTACGTAATGCAGCTCGTTGAATTCAGCGATCGACTCTCGTCGATCGTGATGGTTCAACGTGCCCGAAAGAACGGTTTTCCGTTCATCGGTCGTGTACTCCGGCGAGATGACACTACCGATCAGGTGACCACGGCGTTCGAGGCGTATAGTCAATTAGGTCGGGTCAAGGTCAGACCTACAATGGCTATCTCAGCTTTGCCAAATTTGCATGAGGATATTATTCATGTTGCGGAGAAGAAACGAGCTGAAATTATTATTTTGCCATTTCATAAACATTGGCAaatggaaggagaagaagaaatggaGATTCATGCAG GGCACGGATGGAGAACGGTGAATGAGAAGGTGATGAGACAAGCGCCGTGCTCAGTGGCAGTGCTGGTTGATCGTGGACTAGAAGTGAATGAGATCATGAATTCCATGAGAGTTTGCATTGTGTTTTTTGGTGGAGCtgattgtcgaaaggctattgaATTTGGTAGCAGAATGGTTGAACATCCAGCTGTTAGGGTTACATTAGTAAGATTCATTCAAAATTTTGGGAGTAATTTTGATGAAGTTGAAAG GACTTTGGACGATACTACAATTGCAGATTTCAAGATAAGGTGGGATAAACAAACTGTATATGATGAGAAAGAAGCAAGTGATGAATTGGTGGAACAAGTATTGGCAATAGGGAAAAGTGGTGAATTTGAGCTGATAATAGTAGGAAAaggcatgttcccacaatacatAATGGCAAAACTATTTGAAAACCCATCAACTGATCAGCATTCAGAATTGGGGCCAATGGCTAATATATTGGCTTCCTCTGGTAAAGAGATAAAAAGTTCTGTCCTAATGATTCAACAACAAGCTTTTGGCTGTGAAAATACTAAGGATGTCAATTCAAAAGTGGCTAGCCAGTGTTAA